AGGTAAATCTCCCATTCTCCCCAATTACCAATTACCAATTACCCATTACCAATTACCCATTACCCATTATCAATTATCTGAAGATATAAACTTTTGATTAGAAATCAAGCCTTGAGCTTGCAATTCCTTGGATATTTCCAAAGTGATAATGCAGGTAATCAGCCATACAAATCCCGCTATATAACCTGCAATCACGTCAGTAGGCCAGTGAACGCCCAGATACATCCGACTAAAACCGATAGTTGTCACTAACAGCACTGTTAAAATGGCAATTAACCACCGCCACCGGGGGAAGTAACTAGCCAGAAAATAGCCCAGTAAACCGTAAATTACCATTGACATCATGGCGTGACCGCTGGGAAAACTGTAGAAGCGGACATCAACTATTCGTTCCCATAGTTGAGGTCGAGTACGGGCAAATAGTTTTTTGAGCAAGGTGTTTAAACCAACGGCCCCTAGTGCCCCGATCGCAATAGTTAGTGCTTCTGAACGGTGGTTGCGTAGTAGAAGTATGAGCCCCAAATTGAGGCAAATCACTAGCAGCAAACTCGGCTGTCCCAAATACGTAAAACCGACCATAATTTGATTGAGTACAGGAGTATGCAAGCTTCTGAGACTCAGTAAAATTTCTGTATCAAAGGCCTGGGTTTCCTTTTCCAGGACTTCTTCTGCGATCTCGGCAAATCCCCACAGGGCAAAAGCCGCAGTCGCTAGTCCCACCAGCCGAATTGTAGTGAGCAATGATAGAAGTGATAAAAGTTTAGAACGCATCTAGGGGAAGTTTTGAGTAGAGATTGCTTTGTTCCTCTTTTACGATACCTGCTAAATCAAGTAGATAGATCCATGATTGCACTATCCAAGAAATATATTTCTAAGTTCCTTCTAGCCGTTACGCTGGTAGTTCTTTCTAGCTGCTTTGGCAAGACAACCAGCACTACTGCTAATCCACCGCAGGTTGAAGCAACTGTTGTGCGATCGCCTCAACCTTCGGAAGTTACCCAACAACCCAATACATCCTCAGCAACGCTAAAATTTGCCCCACCCATTGGCTGCACTTTGGGCAAGGACTGTTACATTTTCCACTATGTAGACAGAGATCCTAGTCCAGCAGCCGTTGACTTTGGTTGCGGCCGCCAAACCTACGACGGTCATGACGGTACAGATTTCGGCATCCCCGATGAGAAAGCGATGGCATTAGGCGTACCCGTTAAAGCTGCTGCTGCTGGCAAAGTGTTGCGATCGCGAGACGGGGTTGAGGATCGGCGGGTGGAGGATCAAACCACTAAAACCCAAGTTGAAGGCATTGAATGCGGCAATGGGATGGTAATCGATCACGGTAACGGTTGGGAAACTCAATATTGCCACCTCCGCAAAGGCAGTGTTGTTGTTAAATCTGGGACGCAAGTAGAAAAAGGCACAGTTTTAGGCATGGTGGGAGAATCTGGTTTAGCCTCTTTCCCCCACGTTCACTTAACTATCCGCTATCAAGGCAAGGCGGTAGACCCGTTTGTAGGGATAGATTCTCAGTCTGGCTGCAAAGTTGCCCGGAACCCACTTTGGGATCTGCCACTAAATTATGTACCCACAGGTTTAATCCGGGCTGGTTTTTCTACTCAAGCACCAGATATGAATGCTGTCTGGCAAGGAAAATTTGCCGAAACCGTACTTCCTGTAAATAGTCCCGCTATTTTGTTTTGGGTGCAAGCTTTTGGAGTGCTTCAGGGCGATCGCGAATATTACAAGTTGTTAGGCCCCAATGGTCAAATCATTGGAGAGAATACAAATGATATCAAATCCTCTAACCGCGCATGGCTCAGTTACGTTGGCAAAAGGAATCGGGGAAACTCCACACTTACCCCTGGAATTTGGCGGGCGCAGTACCAATTGAAACGGGGAGATAAAGTGTTAATCGACTTGAAACGACAAGTAGAATTACGTTAATTAACAATTCAGCGAGTGGGTAGCGGGCCCGTGACAAACCCTTTAAGAATTAAACTTTGGCGGATAAATCCGCCCAAAGTTTGTCCTCAAGAATCCCCGTGTCTTTAAACCGGGGAATGTCAAAAAAATAAACAGTCAAATCAAGGCAACTCAACGGAAGTCGGCTTAGCAATATGCGGCAGTCCCCAACCCAATTTTTCCCGCAAAATGTGGAAAAACTCAGCAGGTTGCAGCCGAATAAACTTAGCGTTGTAGCGCGATCGCGAAACTCGCACTCTATCATCCGGCAAAACATAACATCCCCCGTTCCCATCCGCCACCATCACCAATCGATTCGGGCTCGCAGAATAAATCGTCACCTCTTCAGTATCGGCAAACACCAAAGAGCGAGAAGCCAAAGAATGAGGGCAAATCGGCAATAACTGCAACACAGACACCCCTGGTGTAATCACAGGCCCCCCCGCAGACAGCGAATAAGCAGTCGATCCCGTCGGAGTCGCAATAATTACTCCATCCGCCGCAATATCCACAGGTGCGTGTCGCCCGATCGCCACCTCAAAATGGCACATACAAGTCAGGGGCTCGCGGTGCAACACCATTTCATTCAAAGACAACGCCTCCCACAAGCAGATGTCATCCCGCATCAACTGCACTTCCAGCATTGTCCGTTCTTCTATTTCATATTCCCCATTGATGACCTGTTCCATAGCTTGCGGCAACTGGTTGAGGTAAGTCTCAGTGAGGAAACCCATGTGTCCCGTATTCACAGCCAGCATCGGGATGCCGCAGGGGGCAAGTTGGCGAGATGCAGATAGAACTGTACCATCTCCCCCTAATACCACTGCAAATTTCATCTCGCTGTCAAAGCCAGAAGGGACAAGCTGATCGATAGGAGTGTGGCACATCGGGCGCTCTGGGCTAGAATAGCCCAAAATCCCCCCCGATCCAGAGACGGCACAGACATCCCATCCGTAGGAACTCAGCTTGTCTTGTAACTCGGCGGCGACGCGACAAGAGATCGGTTTAACGTCGTTGTAGATAATCCCAGCTTTCGGCACTTTAAAATGTAAACGGTATCTTTTGAGTCCGTTTCTTAGTTTTAGCCTGCTCGTATTCTAATTCCTTTAGTTTCTTCAAAATTCGACTAAAGTAGTCTTGCAGGTAAGATTCTAAGGTTGTTGTTTCGGCGGGGTCTAGCCCAAAAACGCTATAGACATCATCCATAGCAGCTTTTATGGGTTCGCCGGTTGCCAAAACTTCGGCAAAAGCCAAACGGTCTGATATGTTCCAAGTCCACTGAAACCACTTCGCTACTTGACTAGCAAGGCGCAATATGCTATTAGGCGTGCGCGTTACTTTGGCTTGTTTTCCAGACAAGCGTTCGCATAGACGGATGATTTCGTCAGCTTCCCAAGCGCCGGGCCCGACAACGGGGAAAGTTTTTTTCTCAGTTTCGGGTACAGAAAGGGCGCGGATAGCAAATTTAGCAATGTCTTGAGTATCCATGTAGGCGATCGCAGAACTCGCCCCCGGAACCCAGACTGCCTGACTATCTAAAATCGGCATCGCATATTGACCGATCAACCCCTGCATGAAGCCGCAAGGTTTCAAAACAGTATAATTCAAGCCGGACTCTGCTAAAAACAGTTCCGTACACCGTTTGATTTCCAATAGCGGCACTTGGGGATATTTCTCAGCATCGAGAAACGAAAAAAAGATAAAGCGCTTGATGTCTGCTGCTACCGCCGCTTGAATCAGGGCTACCTTTCCTTCCCAGTCTACTTGTTTAACGCTCAAGGAGTCCGTAGCTTTAGCAGTAGCAGCATCGATAATTGCTGTAACGCCTTCTAGCGCTGGGGGCAAGCTTCCTGGATCGCAGAGATTCCCCGGTACGAGTTCAGCGCCCCATTCTTTTAAAAAGGCGGCTTTTCTGTAATTCCGTACTAAACAGCGCACCTGATACCCTTCGTCTAGGGCACGACGAGCCACCTGTCTGCCAAGGGTACCTGTGGCACCTACAATTAATAAAGTCATCAGGTATTTATGAGGAATCTTAAACTTTCTATCGATATTATCAGAATTTTTCTCATTTTTTAACAAAAGTTAATAAAAATCGTAAAAATTTTTAAGGTTGCGGCTGAGAGTGGGGCTGATTAGGACTCTGCATATAGCCAGACAGGGGTTTCAACCCCTGTCTCATAGCAAAAGTCGCTTGAAACCGACTGTAAATTAATATTTGAGTCAGCCTCAACCGACTTCAGCTATTAGTCAGGGACTTTAGTCCTTGGCGGGTTTTATTAGAAAAACTTATTCTTGTCCGCCTTGAAGCTTGAGTAACAGAAAGCCACCAGCTAAACCTACGAGAATCAGGGTAAAAGACAAAAATGCAGCATTGAAAATTTCAGGGTTCATGTTTTTTATATCTCCTATGCGATCGAGTTAGATCAAAATAATACCGCAGATTGCTATTTGATGAAATAAACTCCAGAAACAATGTTTCGCTTTTATTTACCGGGTTTCGCGTACCTACTTGCATGAAAAAAGCTGTAATTCTACGCATTGCAAGCGCGAGCGCACTTCCCCAGTCTTAAATTTTATATAATCAATTTTTAATTTGAACATAAATTTTTTCTAAAATGTAAAAGTTATTACTTGTTGCTCAATTGTTTTGATGTTATAACTGTTGCGATGGATGTTAAAAATATTCAACTTAATTAAAGTTATGTACCAAATTCCAGGTTATGAGATCGTCGAACAATTATATTTCGGTGTCCGTACCGCTGTCTATCGTGCCTTCCCCATCTATAGTCAAACTCCCGTCATACTAAAGTTATTACAAAAAGATCGCCCGACTTTTAGCGAGTTAGTACAATTTAGAAATCAATATACTCTGGGGAAAAATCTCAATATTTCCGGTATAATTAAAACTTACCACCTAGAATTTTCTCAAAACCGCTACATCTTGAGCATGGAAGATTACGGAGGCATATCTTTAGCAGAATATCTTCCTCAACAAGAGCAGGGCCTCTCTCTAGAGCAATTCCTAAACATGGCGTGCCAGTTGGCTAAGGTTTTACAAAGTTTACACCAAGAACGTATTATTCATAAAGATATCAAGCCTGCAAATATTTTAATTAATCCTCAGAGTCAAGAAATTAAAATCACCGATTTCAGCATCTCGACCTTACTCCCACGAGAAACCCAAGAAATTCAAAACCCCAATGTTTTAGAGGGAACCCTAAGCTACATTTCCCCAGAACAAACGGGGCGAATGAATCGAGGCATTGACTATCGCACTGATTTCTATTCTCTCGGTGTCACATTCTATGAATTACTGACGGGAAAATTACCTTTTTTGTCAAAAGATGCAATGGAATTGATACATTGTCATTTAGCAAAACAGGTAGTACCAATCAATAAAGTTAATCCAGAAATCCCCGCGATCCTGTCGGCGATTGTCAGTAAGTTGATGGCAAAAAATGCGGAGGAGCGCTATCAAAGTGCTTTTGGATTACATCACGATTTAGAAAATTGCCTGACTCAGTTACAAGAAACAGGTGAAATTACCGCTTTTGAGCTAGGAAAGCGAGATATTACCGACAGTTTTATTATTCCCGAGAAACTTTATGGTCGAGAAACTGAAGTTGCGGACTTATTAGCAGCATTTGAAAGAGTCGCTAACCCCCCTGAATCCCCCCTTACTAAGGGGGGACATAGGGGGGTAGAAATGATGTTGGTAGCAGGTTTTTCAGGTATTGGTAAAACTGCGGTGGTAAATGAAGTTCATAAGCCCATTGTGCGATCGCGCGGCTACTTCGTTAAAGGCAAATACGACCAGTTTCAACGCAATATTCCCTTTTCAGCTTTTGTACAAGCTTTCCGAGATTTAATGGGACAATTATTATCAGAATCTGAGGGGCAACTTCAAATTTGGAAAGATAAAATATTAGAAGCTGTGGGTGATAATGGGCAAGTTTTGATTGAAGTAATTCCAGAGTTAGAGAGAATTATTGGCACTCACCCCCCAGCAACAGAACTATCGGGAAGTGCTGCCCAAAATCGTTTCAATCGGCTGATGCAGAAGTTCATTAAGGTTTTCACGAGCCAAGAGCATCCTTTAGTGATGTTTTTAGATGACTTACAATGGTCAGATTCGGCATCCTTAAACTTGCTACAACTATTGATGAATGATACAAAATATTTATTGGTATTGGGTGCTTATCGGGATAATGAAGTTTCCCCAGTGCATCCCTTCATCACAACAGTAGATGATATTGTCAAAGCTGGGGCGACGGTGAATACAATTACGTGCANNNNNNNNNNNNNNNNNNNNNNNNNNNNNNNNNNNNNNNNNNNNNNNNNNNNNNNNNNNNNNNNNNNNNNNNNNNNNNNNNNNNNNNNNNNNNNNNNNNNAAGGAGAAGAATATCTCTGTACTACCTGCCTCTACCACGAAGACGACACCTGTAACTTTCCGCAACGTCCCTTTGCCCAAGATTGTACGCTTTATCACGATCGCTCTGAACCAATTTTGCCCCTCAGCAGTCAATACATTAGTGGCAGTTGGCCCCAACTTGTCAAAAGCTGGTGTCAGCGCAATATCTTTTGGTTATTCCTGCTCGGTCTGGTAATTGTCAGTCTACTATTATCTCTTTGATTAAAAAGAGGGGCTAGGGGCTACGATGCTCAGGGCTAGGGAAAGAGAGGGGGGAGGGGGAGATGGGGGAAGATGGGGGAAGATGGGGGGAGATGGGGGAGGATGGGGTAATTAGCCATTAGCCATTAGCCATTAGCCATTAGCCATTAGCCATTAGCCATTAGCCATTAGCCATTAGCCATTAGCCATTAGCCATTAGCCATTAGCCATTAGCTNNNNNNNNNNNNNNNNNNNNNNNNNNNNNNNNNNNNNNNNNNNNNNNNNNNNNNNNNNNNNNNNNNNNNNNNNNNNNNNNNNNNNNNNNNNNNNNNNNNNACCGTACCGTACCGTACCGTACCGTACGTACCGTACGGTAGGAGGAGGGGTAGAAATGATGTTGGTAGCAGGTTTTTCAGGTATTGGTAAAACTGCGGTGGTAAATGAAGTTCATAAGCCCATTGTGCGATCGCGCGGCTACTTCGTTAAAGGCAAATACGACCAGTTTCAACGCAATATTCCCTTTTCAGCTTTTGTACAAGCTTTCCGAGATTTAATGGGACAATTATTATCAGAATCTGAGGGGCAACTTCAAATTTGGAAAGATAAAATATTAGAAGCTGTGGGTGATAATGGGCAAGTTTTGATTGAAGTAATTCCAGAGTTAGAGAGAATTATTGGCACTCACCCCCCAGCAACAGAACTATCGGGAAGTGCTGCCCAAAATCGTTTCAATCGGCTGATGCAGAAGTTCATTAAGGTTTTCACGAGCCAAGAGCATCCTTTAGTGATGTTTTTAGATGACTTACAATGGTCAGATTCGGCATCCTTAAACTTGCTACAACTATTGATGAATGATACAAAATATTTATTGGTATTGGGTGCTTATCGGGATAATGAAGTTTCCCCAGTGCATCCCTTCATCACAACAGTAGATGATATTGTCAAAGCTGGGGCGACGGTGAATACAATTACGTTGCAACCCTTAAGTTTGATGGATGTAAATCAGTTGGTAGCAGATACGCTAAATTGCGAAGTATCCCTAGCTCAACCCTTAACAGAATTAGTCTATCAAAAAACCAAGGGAAATCCCTTCTTTGCCACACAGTTTCTCAAGGCATTGCATAGCGATCGTCTGATTAGCTTTGACTGGGAGCTACGGCATTGGCAGTGTGATATTGCTCAAGTTAGAGCTTTGGTAATTACTGATGATGTAGTGGAATTTATGGCACTGCAATTGCAGAAATTACCGACCGAAACTCAGGATATTTTGAAATTGGCAGCTTGTATTGGGGCGCAGTTTGATTTGGATACGCTGGCAGTTATTAGTGAGAAGTTGGCGGAAGTGGCGGCTACGGCTTTATGGAAAGCATTACAAGAAGGTTTGATTATTCCTACGACAGAAATTTATAAATTCTTTACCCAATCTGATAGTGTCTCGGTTGCTGATGCCGCAGCGAATCCTACTTATCGGTTTCTGCACGATCGAGTTCAACAAGCCGCTTATTCCCTAATTCCTGATTCACTAAAACAAGCGACACACTTAAAAATTGGGCAGCAATTATTGAAGGCAACTCCTTTAGTTGAAAGAGACGGAAAACTATTAGAGATCGTCAATCAATTAAATCAGGGTGCAGAGTTGATCGCATCACCAAAAGACCGTCATGAACTAGCAACACTCAATCTAGCTGTGGCACAAAAGGTAAAATTGTCAACCGCTTATCGGGCAGCAATGGAGTATTTAACTAAAGGCATTCAATTGTTACCTAGCGATGGTTGGCAACAAAGCTACAAACTGACTTTAGGACTCTACGAATTAGCCGCAGAAGTTTCCTGTCTGAGTGGTGAGTTCCAACAAATGGAACATTTTGTGGATACTGTGTTCAAACAGGCGCAGAAATTGTTAGATAAAGTGAAAGTTTACGAAATCAAAGTTTTGGCTTATGTGGCACAGAGTCAGCAGCTAAAAGCCATTGAAACCGCCCTCTCCGTCCTGAAATTATTAGGAGTGATGTTTCCACAGGAACCCACACAAACAGATATTGTTCAAAGTTTGCAAGAAACCCAGGAAATGTTAGCAGGAAAACAACTGGAAACCTTACTAGAACTGCCAGAAATGCTAGACCAAGAAGCAATGGCAGCAATCAGGATTTTGGCATCAATGACAGCCGGTGTATATGTAGCAGTTCCAGCTCTTTTACCATTGGTTGTATTCAAACAAGTGCAACTATCAGTGCAGTATGGAAATGCAGCGGTGTCGTCATCAGCTTATGCCTGGTACGGGGTAATTTTGTGTGGGATTATGGGCGAAATTGAGGCGGGAAATCAGGCTGGGGAATTGGCATTAGCACTATTGTTACGGTTCAAAAGTAATGAATTTAAAGCCAGCACTTACAATTTAGTCTATCCATTTGTAAAACCCTGGAAATATCACATTCAGGCTTCTCTGAAGCCTCTGGTTGAAGGATATCATAGCGGTTTAGAAAACGGAGCGCTGGAATATGCTGGTTACTGTGCTTGGAATTACTGCTATTTGTCTTTTTTCTCCGGTAAAGAACTCTCAGTTTTACAACAGGAGATGATGGGGTACAGTCAGGCGTTAGGGCAACTTAAACAAGTGGCTTACAACTATGTTAGAATTTTTTACCAATCAGTTTTAAATTTACTGGGTCAGTGCGAATGTCCTTGGCAGATTCAGGGGAAAGTGTATAACGAAGAAATAATCCTGTCTCAGCAAAAAGTAGATGATTTGTACGAGCTTGCTGTGTTGTATGTCAGCAAGCTGATTCTTTGTTACCTTTTTCAAAAATGGGAATCTGCTAAAGATGTAGCAGACTCCACCAAACAATACCTGGCGGCAGCACCTGGGTCTTTCAAAGTTACGGTATTCCATTTTTATGATTCACTAACTCAGCTTGCAGTGTTGTCAGATATACAGGGATTAGAACGAGAACAAATACTGCAACGAGTTCAGGAAAATCAAGCCAAGTTGAAAAATTGGGCAGAACACGCTCCTGTGAATTTTTTGCATAAGTGGCAGTTGGTAGAAGCAGAAAAATTCCGAGTTTTGGGACAGAAGATAGAAGCGATTGAGCTATATGACAAAGCGATTGCTTTAGCAAAAGAAAACGGTTATATCCAAGAGGAAGCGATGGCCAACGAGCTCGCAGCTAAGTTCTATTTAGCATGGGGCAAAGAAAAAATAGCTCAAGCCTATGCGATCGAAGCCTATTATTGTTACACCCGTTGGGGTGCAAAAGCTAAAGTTATTGAGCTAGAAAAATGCTATCCCCAATTATTAGCCACAATTTTGCAACAGCAGCATCAACCCGCCTTACTCCGCCAAGAAACATCCCCAACTTACATCTTACAATCCACTTTACAATCCACTCACATATCTTCCTCAAAAAGTGTTTCTGAAGTCCTTGACTTAGCCACCGTCCTCAAGGTATCTCAAAGTATCTCTAGTGAAATTGAGTTAGATAAATTGCTGGCTACCCTGCTACAAGTAGTGAAAGAAAATGCTGGGGCTACCAAAAGTGCTTTGCTATTAAAAACAACTGAAGATATTGAATTAGTAGCCATGAGTGAAAACGCCACTACTC
The Kamptonema formosum PCC 6407 genome window above contains:
- a CDS encoding phosphatase PAP2 family protein; this encodes MRSKLLSLLSLLTTIRLVGLATAAFALWGFAEIAEEVLEKETQAFDTEILLSLRSLHTPVLNQIMVGFTYLGQPSLLLVICLNLGLILLLRNHRSEALTIAIGALGAVGLNTLLKKLFARTRPQLWERIVDVRFYSFPSGHAMMSMVIYGLLGYFLASYFPRWRWLIAILTVLLVTTIGFSRMYLGVHWPTDVIAGYIAGFVWLITCIITLEISKELQAQGLISNQKFISSDN
- a CDS encoding NAD(+) kinase yields the protein MPKAGIIYNDVKPISCRVAAELQDKLSSYGWDVCAVSGSGGILGYSSPERPMCHTPIDQLVPSGFDSEMKFAVVLGGDGTVLSASRQLAPCGIPMLAVNTGHMGFLTETYLNQLPQAMEQVINGEYEIEERTMLEVQLMRDDICLWEALSLNEMVLHREPLTCMCHFEVAIGRHAPVDIAADGVIIATPTGSTAYSLSAGGPVITPGVSVLQLLPICPHSLASRSLVFADTEEVTIYSASPNRLVMVADGNGGCYVLPDDRVRVSRSRYNAKFIRLQPAEFFHILREKLGWGLPHIAKPTSVELP
- a CDS encoding SDR family oxidoreductase → MTLLIVGATGTLGRQVARRALDEGYQVRCLVRNYRKAAFLKEWGAELVPGNLCDPGSLPPALEGVTAIIDAATAKATDSLSVKQVDWEGKVALIQAAVAADIKRFIFFSFLDAEKYPQVPLLEIKRCTELFLAESGLNYTVLKPCGFMQGLIGQYAMPILDSQAVWVPGASSAIAYMDTQDIAKFAIRALSVPETEKKTFPVVGPGAWEADEIIRLCERLSGKQAKVTRTPNSILRLASQVAKWFQWTWNISDRLAFAEVLATGEPIKAAMDDVYSVFGLDPAETTTLESYLQDYFSRILKKLKELEYEQAKTKKRTQKIPFTF
- a CDS encoding trifunctional serine/threonine-protein kinase/ATP-binding protein/sensor histidine kinase — protein: PYRTVPYRTYRTVGGGVEMMLVAGFSGIGKTAVVNEVHKPIVRSRGYFVKGKYDQFQRNIPFSAFVQAFRDLMGQLLSESEGQLQIWKDKILEAVGDNGQVLIEVIPELERIIGTHPPATELSGSAAQNRFNRLMQKFIKVFTSQEHPLVMFLDDLQWSDSASLNLLQLLMNDTKYLLVLGAYRDNEVSPVHPFITTVDDIVKAGATVNTITLQPLSLMDVNQLVADTLNCEVSLAQPLTELVYQKTKGNPFFATQFLKALHSDRLISFDWELRHWQCDIAQVRALVITDDVVEFMALQLQKLPTETQDILKLAACIGAQFDLDTLAVISEKLAEVAATALWKALQEGLIIPTTEIYKFFTQSDSVSVADAAANPTYRFLHDRVQQAAYSLIPDSLKQATHLKIGQQLLKATPLVERDGKLLEIVNQLNQGAELIASPKDRHELATLNLAVAQKVKLSTAYRAAMEYLTKGIQLLPSDGWQQSYKLTLGLYELAAEVSCLSGEFQQMEHFVDTVFKQAQKLLDKVKVYEIKVLAYVAQSQQLKAIETALSVLKLLGVMFPQEPTQTDIVQSLQETQEMLAGKQLETLLELPEMLDQEAMAAIRILASMTAGVYVAVPALLPLVVFKQVQLSVQYGNAAVSSSAYAWYGVILCGIMGEIEAGNQAGELALALLLRFKSNEFKASTYNLVYPFVKPWKYHIQASLKPLVEGYHSGLENGALEYAGYCAWNYCYLSFFSGKELSVLQQEMMGYSQALGQLKQVAYNYVRIFYQSVLNLLGQCECPWQIQGKVYNEEIILSQQKVDDLYELAVLYVSKLILCYLFQKWESAKDVADSTKQYLAAAPGSFKVTVFHFYDSLTQLAVLSDIQGLEREQILQRVQENQAKLKNWAEHAPVNFLHKWQLVEAEKFRVLGQKIEAIELYDKAIALAKENGYIQEEAMANELAAKFYLAWGKEKIAQAYAIEAYYCYTRWGAKAKVIELEKCYPQLLATILQQQHQPALLRQETSPTYILQSTLQSTHISSSKSVSEVLDLATVLKVSQSISSEIELDKLLATLLQVVKENAGATKSALLLKTTEDIELVAMSENATTQIMKMALSDCQKIPIAVINYINNTQKMTVIDDVVNSTMFAADAYIKHQPPQSLMCAPLLNQGKLIGMIYLENNLTTRAFTESRLALLQMLTGPAAIALENARLYQQAQQALTDLKQAQITIVQSEKMSALGNLVTGVAHEINNPVGFLSGNIQPALDYIKDLFGLLDLVEQESANFSTAIKEKIETIELEYIREDLPKLVGSMREGVKRIQDISTSLRTFSRADSDRPVAFNLHEGIDSTILILKHRLKADSDRSEIEVIKNYGLIPMVECYAGQLNQVFMNILANAIDALDESNLGRSYQDIKANPNRITISTSVEGKYVKVAIVDNGVGIPEDVKHRIFDHLFTTKGVGKGTGLGLAIVRQIVVEKHHGTIDLNSEVGKGTEFIITLPINN
- a CDS encoding M23 family metallopeptidase: MIALSKKYISKFLLAVTLVVLSSCFGKTTSTTANPPQVEATVVRSPQPSEVTQQPNTSSATLKFAPPIGCTLGKDCYIFHYVDRDPSPAAVDFGCGRQTYDGHDGTDFGIPDEKAMALGVPVKAAAAGKVLRSRDGVEDRRVEDQTTKTQVEGIECGNGMVIDHGNGWETQYCHLRKGSVVVKSGTQVEKGTVLGMVGESGLASFPHVHLTIRYQGKAVDPFVGIDSQSGCKVARNPLWDLPLNYVPTGLIRAGFSTQAPDMNAVWQGKFAETVLPVNSPAILFWVQAFGVLQGDREYYKLLGPNGQIIGENTNDIKSSNRAWLSYVGKRNRGNSTLTPGIWRAQYQLKRGDKVLIDLKRQVELR
- a CDS encoding ATP-binding protein, whose amino-acid sequence is MYQIPGYEIVEQLYFGVRTAVYRAFPIYSQTPVILKLLQKDRPTFSELVQFRNQYTLGKNLNISGIIKTYHLEFSQNRYILSMEDYGGISLAEYLPQQEQGLSLEQFLNMACQLAKVLQSLHQERIIHKDIKPANILINPQSQEIKITDFSISTLLPRETQEIQNPNVLEGTLSYISPEQTGRMNRGIDYRTDFYSLGVTFYELLTGKLPFLSKDAMELIHCHLAKQVVPINKVNPEIPAILSAIVSKLMAKNAEERYQSAFGLHHDLENCLTQLQETGEITAFELGKRDITDSFIIPEKLYGRETEVADLLAAFERVANPPESPLTKGGHRGVEMMLVAGFSGIGKTAVVNEVHKPIVRSRGYFVKGKYDQFQRNIPFSAFVQAFRDLMGQLLSESEGQLQIWKDKILEAVGDNGQVLIEVIPELERIIGTHPPATELSGSAAQNRFNRLMQKFIKVFTSQEHPLVMFLDDLQWSDSASLNLLQLLMNDTKYLLVLGAYRDNEVSPVHPFITTVDDIVKAGATVNTITC
- the petM gene encoding cytochrome b6-f complex subunit PetM; its protein translation is MNPEIFNAAFLSFTLILVGLAGGFLLLKLQGGQE